In the Hylaeus volcanicus isolate JK05 chromosome 1, UHH_iyHylVolc1.0_haploid, whole genome shotgun sequence genome, one interval contains:
- the LOC128872669 gene encoding uncharacterized protein LOC128872669 yields the protein MTTMGVTVFCNRVQINGNEQEQLMLLRTLQDNESNIIGNQAHLIIPKNNNNGSMNSTSVLPPYDPSRLKKHGKNGQPPPVAVARRNARERNRVKQVNNGFATLRQHIPSHIAAGYGDRGKKLSKVETLRMAVEYIRGLQRLLAEADGVEYDSNVAVARCMPSPTSSIVSSSHNGSGERLVLEDDVLAGEDDDADQLDETEDSGKQKARSRLSPHRTAAVPSPRDYYASSVGDEENLEPRTLPGAQTFSRLSPNSVASPPSEYYGQNEENLEPQILSPYSGAGDSEEGAATVYATSPETFSGALYYKQEMTESGEFMDVVSWWEQEQGRMVHQQHAQRLTHV from the exons ATGACGACTATGGGTGTTACGGTGTTCTGCAACAGAGTACAAATAAACGGAAACGAACAAGAGCAGTTGATGCTGCTAAGGACACTGCAAGATAACGAAAGCAACATAATTGGCAATCAAGCTCACCTGATCattccaaaaaataataataacggcAGCATGAATTCGACGAGCGTGTTGCCGCCGTACGATCCGTCCAGATTGAAGAAACACGGGAAAAATGGGCAGCCACCACCGGTTGCTGTCGCTCGGAGAAACGCGCGCGAGAGGAATCGCGTTAAACAGGTGAATAATGGATTCGCGACTTTGAGACAGCACATTCCCAGTCACATCGCCGCAGGTTATGGAGACAGGGGGAAAAAGTTATCGAAAGTGGAAACGTTGCGTATGGCCGTCGAGTATATCAGAGGACTCCAAAGGTTACTCGCCGAAGCTGACGGGGTTGAATACGATTCGAACGTTGCCGTTGCTCGATGTATGCCCTCGCCTACCAGCAGTATCGTTTCTTCGAGTCACAACGGATCCGGAGAAAGGCTCGTTCTCGAAGACGATGTCCTCGCCGGCGAAGACGACGACGCCGACCAATTAGACGAAACGGAAGACAGCGGGAAACAAAAAGCTAGATCCAG GTTGTCACCGCATCGAACAGCAGCGGTACCTTCGCCGCGTGACTACTACGCGTCTTCGGTGGGAGACGAAGAGAACCTCGAGCCGAGGACTCTACCAGGGGCGCAGACTTTTTCTCGGCTCTCCCCTAATTCGGTAGCATCTCCACCCTCGGAGTATTATGGACAGAACGAGGAGAATCTCGAGCCCCAAATTCTATCGCCGTACAGTGGCGCCGGGGACAGTGAAGAGGGTGCAGCCACCGTTTACGCCACGAGTCCGGAAACCTTTTCCGGGGCTCTCTATTATAAGCAGGAGATGACCGAATCCGGTGAATTCATGGACGTTGTCAGCTGGTGGGAACAGGAGCAGGGTAGGATGGTTCATCAGCAACACGCTCAGCGCCTGACACACGTCTAA
- the LOC128872657 gene encoding cytochrome P450 4g15-like, with translation MEAIMMSTSYWQTAVFYSLIAITTILSGVYVYMENLRIVRFGNKLPGPKTVPILGNALLTFGIHPDHVLEKLEEYDVFGPVVRAFLGKKLVIFLYHPRDVEIILSSTVHIDKSPEYRFFKPWLGDGLLISSGEKWRSHRKIIAPTFHLNVLKTFVPLFYENSRDLVVRLRDQVGKEFDCHDYLSAVTVDILLETAMGLKETEKHKTGYDYAMAVMKMCDIVHRRQYNVNLRFDFLFKFSHFAKQQEKLLGTIHGLTSKVIQKKKADAYKKICLNAGDEQRKRKENAKTNETAENNDSKTEEKDKRGTKMHYVRDDLDDIDDNDIGEKRRLAFLDLMLELAKSGAQLTDEEIKEEVDTIMFEGHDTTAAGSSFVLCALGIHQDIQDRVYEELNEIFKGSNRPCTFQDTLEMKYLERVIFETLRLFPPVPAIARLLKEDVKIATKDYVLPKGCTVVVAPFKVHRLEEFYPNPEVFNPDNFLPERMQSRHYYSFIPFSAGPRSCVGRKYAILKLKVLLSTILRDYRIQSDLTEKDFRLKVDIILKRVDGFRIKIEPRNKSSEEIGA, from the exons ATGGAGGCGATAATGATGTCAACGTCGTACTGGCAAACTGCGGTTTTCTATTCGCTCATTGCGATCACTACAATTTTGTCTGGCGTTTACGTATATATGGAAAATTTACGAATAGTTCGTTTTGGAAACAAACTTCCAG GACCAAAGACAGTGCCAATTTTAGGAAACGCGTTATTAACTTTTGGTATTCATCCAGACCATGTTTTGGAGAAACTGGAAGAGTACGATGTGTTTGGACCGGTGGTGCGTGCTTTTTTAGGAAAAAAATTAGTCATCTTTCTATATCATCCCCGCGATGTTGAAATTATTCTCAGCAGCACGGTTCATATTGATAAATCTCCAGAATACAG ATTCTTCAAACCTTGGCTGGGAGATGGTTTATTGATAAGTAGTGGTGAAAAGTGGAGAAGCCACAGAAAAATCATAGCACCTACGTTTCATCTAAACGTATTAAAAACGTTCGTTCCgttgttttatgaaaatagcCGAGATTTGGTAGTACGCTTACGCGACCAAGTGGGAAAGGAGTTCGATTGTCATGATTATTTATCAGCAGTCACTGTTgacattttattagaaacagCGATGGGGCTAAAGGAGACCGAGAAACACAAAACTGGTTACGATTATGCCATGGCTGTAATGAA GATGTGCGACATAGTTCATCGACGTCAATACAATGTGAACCTGCGATTCGATTTCCTCTTTAAATTCTCACATTTCGCAAAGCAACAAGAGAAGCTACTCGGTACCATTCACGGTTTAACCTCGAAAgtgatacaaaagaaaaaggcAGACGCTTACAAGAAGATTTGCTTGAATGCTGGAGATGAACAACGGAAGCGAAAGGAGAACGCAAAGACGAACGAAACTGCAGAGAATAATGATTCGAAGACTGAGGAGAAAGATAAACGAGGAACGAAAATGCACTACGTTAGAGACGATCTAGACGACATCGACGACAACGATATCGGAGAGAAGAGGAGGCTGGCCTTCTTGGATCTGATGCTAGAACTTGCAAAAAGTGGTGCACAACTAACCGACGAGGAAATCAAAGAGGAAGTCGATACGATAATGTTCGAG gGACACGACACCACAGCTGCGGGCTCCAGTTTCGTTCTCTGTGCACTCGGTATTCATCAAGATATTCAG GATCGGGTGTACGAGGAactgaatgaaattttcaaaggaTCTAACCGGCCTTGCACGTTTCAAGATactttagaaatgaaataccTGGAAAgggtaatttttgaaactctTCGGCTTTTTCCACCGGTACCAGCAATTGCGAGGCTACTTAAGGAAGACGTAAAAATTG CGACGAAAGATTACGTATTACCAAAAGGTTGTACAGTCGTAGTTGCACCGTTCAAAGTCCACCGATTAGAAGAATTCTATCCGAATCCAGAAGTATTTAATCCTGACAATTTCTTGCCAGAACGAATGCAAAGCAGGCATTACtattctttcattcctttcaGTGCAGGACCCAG ATCGTGCGTGGGAAGGAAGTACGCGATATTGAAGTTGAAGGTTTTATTGTCGACGATCCTGAGGGACTACAGGATCCAGTCGGATCTTACAGAAAAGGACTTCCGGCTGAAGGTTGACATCATTCTGAAAAGAGTAGACGGCTTCCGAATAAAAATCGAGCCTCGAAATAAAAGCAGCGAAGAGATCGGTGCATAA
- the LOC128872674 gene encoding cytochrome c iso-1/iso-2-like has translation MGDAVHGKILFVKMCEMCHSSDQGGRHRVGPNLYGIMGKICGTTPGFNYTKSMKEKGIVWNETTLDEYLEFPRTFIPGTRMVFNGIRKAEDRKDIIAYLATLK, from the exons atggGGGACGCGGTTCACGGAAAAATCCTATTCGTAAAAATGTGCGAAATGTGTCATAGCAGTGATCAAGGTGGTAGACACAGAGTAGGTCCAAATCTTTACGGAATTATGGGCAAAATCTGCGGCA ctACTCCTGGTTTCAACTACACCAAatcaatgaaagaaaaaggtaTCGTATGGAACGAGACCACGTTAGACGAATACTTGGAATTCCCCAGGACTTTTATCCCCGGTACAAGAATGGTATTCAACGGTATAAGAAAAGCGGAAGATCGGAAAGACATAATTGCTTATTTAGCAacgttgaaatga